In Stigmatopora nigra isolate UIUO_SnigA chromosome 18, RoL_Snig_1.1, whole genome shotgun sequence, one genomic interval encodes:
- the LOC144211401 gene encoding transcription factor COE3-like isoform X1: MCPDLCARGGWPGAGGGLARAHFEKQPPSNLRKSNFFHFVLALYDRRGQPVEIERTSYLDFVEKDKEPGPEATNNGIHYKLGLLYGNGARTQQDVYVRLIDSVSKQAIVYEGQDKNPEMCRVLLTHEIMCSRCCDKKSCGNRNETPSDPVVIDRFFLKFFLKCNQNCLKNAGNPRDMRRFQVAVSTTVNVDGHVLAVSDNMFVHNNSKHGRRARRPEPVEACPCIKVVSPGEGWTTGGAAVILIGENFFDGLQVVFGSMLVWSELITPHAIRVQSPPRHIPGVVEVTLSYKSKHFCRGAPGRFVYTALNEPTIDYGFQRLQKVIPRHPGDPERLPKEVLLKRAADTVEALYGTPHGNQVRRSPANGSLPSLPSLLPAPPKEMILKRAADVAEALYGVPRGAAQLPDAAVNSFAVSQAAQGGYARNGQASPRGYASQQSSYGDGTEGYAGAASTAGFLGASSGGSPYGMVSGPAGNCGSAHGVFAFSANAKAKSAFAPVVRPTSSPPPDVCGLQAMSGLGAPSM; encoded by the exons ATGTGCCCCGACCTGTGCGCGCGAGGCGGCTGGCCCGGCGCGGGAGGGGGCTTGGCCCGAGCCCACTTTGAGAAGCAGCCGCCGTCCAACCTGCGCAAGTCCAACTTCTTCCATTTCGTCCTGGCGCTTTACGACCGGCGGGGCCAGCCGGTGGAGATCGAGAGGACGTCCTACTTGGACTTTGTGGAGAAGGACAAG GAGCCCGGCCCGGAAGCGACCAACAACGGGATCCACTACAAGCTCGGGCTGCTCTACGGCAACG GGGCGAGGACGCAGCAGGACGTCTACGTGCGACTCATCGATTCAGTCAGTAAGCAG GCCATCGTCTACGAGGGTCAAGACAAGAATCCCGAGATGTGCCGAGTTCTGCTGACCCACGAGATCATGTGCAG CCGCTGCTGCGACAAGAAGAGCTGCGGGAACAGAAACGAGACGCCGTCGGATCCCGTTGTCATCGACAG ATTTTTCCTCAAGTTTTTCCTCAAGTGTAACCAGAATTGTCTGAAAAACGCCGGCAACCCGAGAGACATGAGGAGGTTCCAG GTGGCCGTGTCCACCACGGTCAACGTGGACGGGCACGTCCTGGCCGTCTCCGACAACATGTTCGTGCACAACAACTCCAAACACGGGCGGCGAGCTCGCAGGCCCGAGCCCGTCGAAG CGTGTCCGTGCATCAAGGTGGTGAGTCCCGGCGAAGGTTGGACGACGGGGGGTGCCGCCGTCATCCTCATCGGGGAGAACTTCTTCGACGGCCTCCAGGTGGTCTTCGGGAGCATGTTGGTGTGGAGCGAG CTCATCACGCCGCACGCCATCCGCGTGCAAAGTCCCCCCCGCCACATCCCGGGGGTGGTGGAGGTCACCCTGTCCTACAAGTCCAAGCACTTTTGCAGAGGGGCGCCCGGACGCTTCGTCTACACGG CGTTGAACGAGCCCACCATCGATTACGGATTCCAGAGGTTACAGAAGGTCATTCCACGTCACCCCGGAGACCCGGAGAGGCTGCCCAAG GAAGTGCTGCTGAAGCGGGCCGCCGACACGGTGGAAGCCTTGTACGGGACGCCGCACGGCAACCAGGTGAGGCGCTCGCCGGCCAACGGGAGCCTTCCTTCACTTCCCTCGCTCCTCCCCGCTCCGCCAAAGGAGATGATCCTGAAGCGTGCCGCCGACGTGGCCGAAGCGCTCTACGGCGTCCCTCGGGGCGCCGCGCAGCTGCCCGACGCCGCCGTCAACTCCTTTGCCGTCAGCCAGGCCGCTCAAG gcggcTACGCTCGCAACGGACAGGCGTCCCCCCGCGGTTATGCCTCCCAGCAGAGTAGCTACGGCGACGGCACGGAGGGCTACGCGGGGGCGGCGTCCACCGCCGGCTTTCTGGGCGCTTCCTCCGGCGGATCGCCCTACGGCA TGGTGTCCGGGCCGGCGGGCAACTGCGGCTCCGCCCACGGCGTCTTCGCCTTCTCCGCAAACGCAAAAGCCAAGAGCGCCTTTGCGCCGGTGGTGAGACCCACCTCCTCGCCGCCGCCCGACGTCTGCGGGCTGCAAG CCATGTCGGGCCTGGGGGCGCCGTCCATGTAG
- the LOC144211401 gene encoding transcription factor COE3-like isoform X2 has protein sequence MCPDLCARGGWPGAGGGLARAHFEKQPPSNLRKSNFFHFVLALYDRRGQPVEIERTSYLDFVEKDKEPGPEATNNGIHYKLGLLYGNGARTQQDVYVRLIDSVSKQAIVYEGQDKNPEMCRVLLTHEIMCSRCCDKKSCGNRNETPSDPVVIDRFFLKFFLKCNQNCLKNAGNPRDMRRFQVAVSTTVNVDGHVLAVSDNMFVHNNSKHGRRARRPEPVEACPCIKVVSPGEGWTTGGAAVILIGENFFDGLQVVFGSMLVWSELITPHAIRVQSPPRHIPGVVEVTLSYKSKHFCRGAPGRFVYTALNEPTIDYGFQRLQKVIPRHPGDPERLPKEVLLKRAADTVEALYGTPHGNQEMILKRAADVAEALYGVPRGAAQLPDAAVNSFAVSQAAQGGYARNGQASPRGYASQQSSYGDGTEGYAGAASTAGFLGASSGGSPYGMVSGPAGNCGSAHGVFAFSANAKAKSAFAPVVRPTSSPPPDVCGLQAMSGLGAPSM, from the exons ATGTGCCCCGACCTGTGCGCGCGAGGCGGCTGGCCCGGCGCGGGAGGGGGCTTGGCCCGAGCCCACTTTGAGAAGCAGCCGCCGTCCAACCTGCGCAAGTCCAACTTCTTCCATTTCGTCCTGGCGCTTTACGACCGGCGGGGCCAGCCGGTGGAGATCGAGAGGACGTCCTACTTGGACTTTGTGGAGAAGGACAAG GAGCCCGGCCCGGAAGCGACCAACAACGGGATCCACTACAAGCTCGGGCTGCTCTACGGCAACG GGGCGAGGACGCAGCAGGACGTCTACGTGCGACTCATCGATTCAGTCAGTAAGCAG GCCATCGTCTACGAGGGTCAAGACAAGAATCCCGAGATGTGCCGAGTTCTGCTGACCCACGAGATCATGTGCAG CCGCTGCTGCGACAAGAAGAGCTGCGGGAACAGAAACGAGACGCCGTCGGATCCCGTTGTCATCGACAG ATTTTTCCTCAAGTTTTTCCTCAAGTGTAACCAGAATTGTCTGAAAAACGCCGGCAACCCGAGAGACATGAGGAGGTTCCAG GTGGCCGTGTCCACCACGGTCAACGTGGACGGGCACGTCCTGGCCGTCTCCGACAACATGTTCGTGCACAACAACTCCAAACACGGGCGGCGAGCTCGCAGGCCCGAGCCCGTCGAAG CGTGTCCGTGCATCAAGGTGGTGAGTCCCGGCGAAGGTTGGACGACGGGGGGTGCCGCCGTCATCCTCATCGGGGAGAACTTCTTCGACGGCCTCCAGGTGGTCTTCGGGAGCATGTTGGTGTGGAGCGAG CTCATCACGCCGCACGCCATCCGCGTGCAAAGTCCCCCCCGCCACATCCCGGGGGTGGTGGAGGTCACCCTGTCCTACAAGTCCAAGCACTTTTGCAGAGGGGCGCCCGGACGCTTCGTCTACACGG CGTTGAACGAGCCCACCATCGATTACGGATTCCAGAGGTTACAGAAGGTCATTCCACGTCACCCCGGAGACCCGGAGAGGCTGCCCAAG GAAGTGCTGCTGAAGCGGGCCGCCGACACGGTGGAAGCCTTGTACGGGACGCCGCACGGCAACCAG GAGATGATCCTGAAGCGTGCCGCCGACGTGGCCGAAGCGCTCTACGGCGTCCCTCGGGGCGCCGCGCAGCTGCCCGACGCCGCCGTCAACTCCTTTGCCGTCAGCCAGGCCGCTCAAG gcggcTACGCTCGCAACGGACAGGCGTCCCCCCGCGGTTATGCCTCCCAGCAGAGTAGCTACGGCGACGGCACGGAGGGCTACGCGGGGGCGGCGTCCACCGCCGGCTTTCTGGGCGCTTCCTCCGGCGGATCGCCCTACGGCA TGGTGTCCGGGCCGGCGGGCAACTGCGGCTCCGCCCACGGCGTCTTCGCCTTCTCCGCAAACGCAAAAGCCAAGAGCGCCTTTGCGCCGGTGGTGAGACCCACCTCCTCGCCGCCGCCCGACGTCTGCGGGCTGCAAG CCATGTCGGGCCTGGGGGCGCCGTCCATGTAG